Proteins found in one Tamandua tetradactyla isolate mTamTet1 chromosome 3, mTamTet1.pri, whole genome shotgun sequence genomic segment:
- the NUDT18 gene encoding 8-oxo-dGDP phosphatase NUDT18 yields MASEGLAGALAAVLGGRGLRVQGWDSVPAEEPPAPVRLRKNVCYVVLAVFLNEQDEVLLIQEAKRECRGSWYLPAGRMEPGETIVEALQREVKEEAGLQCEPLTLLAVEERGLSWIRFAFLAQATGGILKTSKEADAESLQAGWYPRTSLPTPLRAHDILHLVELAAQYGQRASHPLILPQELPCSLVCQRLVATFTSVQAVWVLVGTVGMPHLPITACGFTPVEQRGGIKMAILRLLQECLTLHHLAVETKGLLGLQHLGKDHTDGICLNVLVTVAFRNPGIQNEPPKVRGEKFFWWKVMEEDLQSQLLQRLQESSVVPVNR; encoded by the exons ATGGCCTCGGAAGGCCTGGCGGGGGCGCTGGCGGCGGTGCTGGGGGGCCGGGGGCTGCGCGTGCAGGGCTGGGACTCGGTGCCCGCCGAGGAGCCGCCGGCGCCGGTGCGGCTGCGGAAGAACGTCTGCTACGTGGTACTGGCGGTGTTCCTCAACGAGCAG GATGAGGTGCTCCTGATCCAGGAGGCCAAGAGAGAATGCCGCGGGTCGTGGTACCTACCCGCGGGGAGAATGGAGCCAGGGGAGACCATCGTGGAGGCGCTCCAACGGGAGGTGAAGGAGGAGGCCGGGCTGCAGTGTGAGCCTCTGACCCTGTTGGCTGTGGAGGAACGGGGCCTCTCCTGGATCCGCTTTGCATTCCTGGCTCAGGCCACAG GTGGAATTCTTAAGACTTCAAAGGAGGCAGACGCGGAGTCCCTGCAGGCTGGCTGGTATCCACGGACCTCCCTGCCCACTCCACTGCGAGCCCATGACATTTTGCACCTGGTAGAGCTAGCTGCCCAGTATGGCCAGCGAGCCAGTCACCCTCTTATTCTGCCTCAAGAGCTTCCCTGCAGTCTGGTTTGCCAGCGGCTCGTGGCCACCTTTACCAGTGTCCAAGCTGTGTGGGTGCTGGTGGGTACAGTGGGGATGCCTCACTTGCCCATCACTGCCTGTGGCTTCACCCCAGTGGAGCAGAGGGGTGGCATCAAGATGGCCATCCTGCGGCTGCTACAGGAATGTCTGACTCTGCACCACTTAGCAGTGGAGACCAAGGGGTTGCTAGGACTGCAGCATCTAGGCAAAGACCATACAGATGGCATTTGCCTAAATGTGCTGGTGACAGTGGCTTTTCGGAACCCAGGTATCCAAAATGAGCCCCCAAAGGTTCGGGGTGAGAAATTCTTTTGGTGGAAGGTGATGGAGGAAGACCTACAAAGTCAGCTCTTACAGAGGCTTCAGGAATCATCTGTTGTCCCAGTCAACAGATAG